In Ferroplasma sp., a single window of DNA contains:
- the guaA gene encoding glutamine-hydrolyzing GMP synthase: protein MDAEKFVAESREMIISNLHGKGILACSGGQDSTLLSMIAAPIKNIEIVFVDTGLLRLNEVERVKSLFEKFRIPYKLIDAKKIFLENLKGVTDPETKRKIIGKTFIDVFHQEAVSYGATYLLQGTIAPDWIESGGQSRDTIKSHHNVGGLPENLGFKLIEPLRDLYKDEVREISRYFGLPEVMPFPGPGLAIRIIGEVTEYRLDILKRATDILETSINEKYAGEKPWQYFCVLLSVKSTGVHGDQRTYGETVAIRMIDTLDGMTGTFSRPDWELLSDISVRITDEIPEINRVVYDITDKPPATIEWE, encoded by the coding sequence ATGGACGCTGAAAAATTTGTGGCTGAGAGCAGGGAAATGATCATATCAAACCTGCATGGAAAGGGCATTCTTGCATGTTCAGGTGGACAGGACAGCACATTGCTTTCAATGATAGCGGCCCCTATTAAAAACATTGAGATTGTTTTCGTTGACACCGGGCTTCTGAGGTTGAATGAGGTGGAAAGGGTCAAATCCCTCTTTGAAAAATTCAGGATACCATATAAGTTGATTGATGCAAAGAAGATTTTTCTGGAGAATCTGAAAGGTGTAACAGACCCGGAAACAAAGAGGAAGATTATAGGAAAAACATTCATTGATGTTTTTCATCAGGAAGCTGTTTCCTACGGCGCAACGTATCTACTCCAGGGAACCATAGCCCCTGACTGGATAGAGAGCGGCGGGCAATCCAGGGATACAATAAAGAGCCATCATAATGTGGGTGGGCTTCCTGAGAATCTGGGATTCAAACTTATTGAGCCTTTAAGGGACCTTTACAAGGATGAGGTCAGAGAAATTTCCAGATATTTCGGATTGCCCGAGGTTATGCCATTTCCGGGTCCGGGACTTGCTATTAGGATTATTGGGGAGGTAACAGAGTACAGGCTTGATATATTAAAAAGGGCAACAGATATACTTGAAACGTCAATAAATGAGAAATATGCTGGGGAGAAGCCATGGCAGTATTTCTGTGTCCTCCTATCTGTAAAATCAACAGGTGTGCACGGTGACCAGAGAACCTACGGGGAAACTGTGGCCATTAGAATGATTGATACTCTGGATGGGATGACAGGCACATTTTCCAGGCCGGACTGGGAGCTCCTATCTGACATATCTGTAAGAATTACGGATGAAATTCCGGAAATAAACAGGGTTGTGTACGATATAACGGATAAACCTCCCGCAACTATAGAATGGGAATAA
- the rpsB gene encoding 30S ribosomal protein S2, whose protein sequence is MEEQLLIPEEEYQKSGVHIGTQVKSKDMDNYIFKIRNDGLYILDIKKTNHALIEAGKMLSRFRPDQILVVAQRQYAFKPVAKFSEIVGSSSIIGRFIPGTLTNPNLKTYYDAKVILITDPLADTQAMKEAIRIGIPVIALCDANNKTDFVDLIIPTNNKGRMSLAVIYWLLSREILKNRGDIKSYDEMKSKIDDFEVQI, encoded by the coding sequence ATGGAAGAGCAGTTACTAATACCGGAGGAGGAATATCAGAAATCCGGTGTCCATATAGGAACACAGGTAAAATCAAAGGATATGGATAATTACATATTCAAAATCAGGAACGATGGTTTATATATACTCGATATAAAAAAGACTAACCATGCACTCATAGAGGCAGGTAAAATGCTATCGAGATTCAGACCCGACCAGATACTGGTGGTTGCCCAGAGGCAGTATGCATTTAAACCTGTTGCGAAATTTTCTGAAATAGTTGGTTCTAGTTCTATAATAGGCAGATTTATCCCTGGTACACTTACAAACCCGAATCTCAAAACATACTATGATGCCAAGGTTATACTGATAACGGACCCACTGGCCGATACACAGGCTATGAAGGAGGCAATAAGGATAGGGATACCTGTAATTGCCCTGTGTGATGCCAATAACAAAACAGATTTTGTAGATTTGATAATACCAACGAATAACAAGGGAAGAATGTCCCTTGCAGTCATTTACTGGCTACTTTCCAGGGAAATTTTAAAGAACAGGGGAGATATAAAATCCTACGACGAAATGAAATCAAAAATAGATGATTTTGAGGTACAGATTTAA
- a CDS encoding GTPase domain-containing protein — MMAQKLIWKVTVTGKKNSGKSSIVSEAVYSTATPINSKGFVRKKVNINFMSSEYDIDLLFLEMPYETLNEKFLSKSTFVLLVVDITDTESLQDAREFLSEYNDEMEIFIIATKADMRYASQFWEPEISQLADEYGVVYFIYSNRDDFSSILKEIIGYALAKIYNPGK, encoded by the coding sequence ATGATGGCTCAAAAGCTAATATGGAAGGTTACTGTTACGGGCAAAAAAAATTCAGGAAAAAGCTCTATTGTATCAGAGGCGGTATACAGTACAGCAACCCCAATAAACAGCAAGGGCTTTGTAAGGAAAAAGGTAAATATTAATTTCATGTCCAGTGAATATGACATAGATCTCTTATTTCTTGAAATGCCTTACGAGACCCTTAATGAGAAATTTCTTTCTAAATCAACCTTTGTCCTCCTTGTTGTTGATATAACAGATACAGAAAGCCTTCAGGATGCCAGGGAATTTCTTAGTGAATATAACGATGAAATGGAAATATTTATCATAGCAACAAAAGCGGACATGAGATACGCATCCCAGTTCTGGGAACCGGAAATCTCTCAACTGGCAGATGAATATGGCGTGGTGTATTTTATTTACAGTAACAGGGACGATTTTTCCAGCATTTTAAAGGAAATTATTGGATACGCCCTGGCAAAAATTTATAATCCCGGTAAATAA
- a CDS encoding PLP-dependent aminotransferase family protein has translation MKFEFSDNMKNLKSSEIRELLKYAHVPGMISFGGGLPNPESFPTQELKSILDDIMENYASSALQYGETEGLSELKEQLVEYLKRDENINVKPENIMLTTGSQQALYALPMIFANPGDYVITEAPTYVGMLSSLNASQVKSVSVGLDDQGMIVSDLEVRLKDLKSRGIKPRFIYTIPTFQNPAGYTMTLDRRKYLLELAEQYNVPIIEDNPYGDLRYSGQKIPTLKSLDKNDMVSYLGTFSKIMAPGLRTGFTVSQTEVLQEFDKLKQAMDLATNSLSQYIAYEYIRKGIIYRQIPKTIDLYRRKRDIMLEALDDEMEDATWSRPDGGMFLWVKLSKDIDALKMLKRAINNKIAYVTGSAFYHNEPELNTMRLNFTYSSDEDIKEGVKRLAKTIKEEKQSL, from the coding sequence ATGAAATTTGAATTTTCTGACAACATGAAAAATTTGAAGTCCTCTGAAATCAGGGAGCTTTTAAAATATGCGCATGTTCCTGGAATGATATCTTTCGGTGGCGGGCTACCGAATCCGGAAAGTTTCCCTACACAGGAATTAAAGTCAATACTGGATGACATAATGGAAAACTATGCTTCTTCAGCACTGCAGTACGGTGAAACTGAAGGCCTTTCAGAGCTTAAAGAGCAACTGGTTGAGTATCTGAAAAGGGATGAGAACATAAATGTAAAGCCCGAAAATATCATGCTTACCACCGGATCTCAGCAGGCACTGTACGCACTGCCTATGATATTCGCAAATCCAGGAGATTATGTAATAACCGAAGCCCCAACATATGTTGGCATGCTTTCATCGCTCAATGCGAGCCAGGTAAAATCGGTATCTGTTGGGCTCGATGATCAGGGAATGATAGTCAGTGACCTGGAGGTAAGGCTCAAGGATCTTAAATCCAGGGGAATAAAGCCCAGATTCATATACACCATACCAACATTCCAGAATCCTGCAGGGTATACCATGACCCTGGATAGGAGAAAATACCTTCTGGAGCTTGCAGAGCAGTATAATGTCCCAATAATAGAGGATAATCCATACGGAGATTTAAGGTATTCAGGCCAGAAAATACCGACACTGAAGAGCCTTGATAAAAATGATATGGTGTCATACCTGGGCACGTTTTCCAAGATTATGGCTCCCGGGCTAAGGACCGGATTTACAGTGTCACAGACAGAAGTGCTTCAGGAATTTGATAAACTTAAACAGGCCATGGACCTTGCAACAAATTCGTTATCCCAGTATATTGCCTATGAATATATCAGAAAGGGCATAATATACAGGCAGATTCCAAAAACTATAGATCTCTACAGGAGAAAGAGGGATATAATGCTGGAGGCACTGGATGATGAAATGGAGGATGCAACATGGTCCAGGCCCGACGGCGGAATGTTTCTGTGGGTAAAATTAAGCAAGGACATAGACGCACTGAAAATGCTCAAACGTGCAATAAACAATAAAATTGCATATGTTACAGGGTCTGCGTTTTATCACAACGAACCTGAACTTAATACAATGAGGCTCAATTTTACATATTCCAGTGACGAGGATATAAAGGAAGGAGTAAAAAGACTTGCTAAAACAATAAAGGAAGAAAAGCAGTCACTCTGA
- a CDS encoding pantetheine-phosphate adenylyltransferase, producing the protein MVTLVGGTFNSFHRGHEELLRAAYRTGERVIIGVTSDAYVKSHKERTVSYSRRFASVKKFMGKLTDNYEIHPLDSAFGNTLDVEKANLVVSPETYHSARRINEKRIAAGKEPLNVIRIPYVLAEDLFPISSSRILDGELTRTGRRRVPVKIAISTCNGLKMSAAGEFVKTIMKNYTLIQNTDYRTDSEQPFGEDTMRYATTRAMYGLKDNDYSIGIESGIFYNRINDTYYDLHYCAIIDRYSYITTGFGSGFEMPAAVIDAIKSGKSTNQFIENMYGIKKIGHGDGISGLISDSMVTRSKLIFEAVRNAFIPRMRPDIYEREFSP; encoded by the coding sequence ATGGTAACGCTTGTAGGTGGTACATTCAACAGTTTTCACAGGGGGCATGAGGAATTGCTCCGGGCAGCATACAGGACAGGTGAAAGGGTCATTATAGGTGTTACATCCGATGCATATGTAAAATCTCATAAGGAAAGGACTGTTTCATATAGTAGAAGGTTCGCCAGTGTTAAAAAATTCATGGGGAAATTAACAGACAACTACGAAATACATCCTCTTGACTCTGCATTTGGTAATACCCTGGATGTTGAGAAAGCAAATCTCGTTGTTTCTCCAGAAACTTATCACAGCGCCAGAAGGATAAATGAAAAACGCATTGCAGCGGGAAAGGAGCCCTTAAATGTAATTAGAATACCATATGTACTTGCTGAGGATCTTTTTCCAATAAGTTCCTCCCGTATTCTTGATGGGGAATTGACCAGAACAGGCAGAAGACGAGTTCCCGTTAAAATAGCAATTTCTACATGTAACGGCTTAAAAATGAGTGCTGCGGGAGAGTTTGTAAAAACCATTATGAAAAATTATACATTAATACAAAATACGGATTACAGAACAGATAGCGAGCAGCCATTCGGAGAAGATACCATGAGATATGCCACCACAAGGGCGATGTACGGTTTGAAGGATAATGACTACTCAATCGGGATAGAATCCGGGATCTTTTACAACAGGATAAACGACACTTATTATGATTTGCATTACTGTGCCATAATTGACAGATACAGTTATATAACCACCGGATTTGGATCCGGCTTTGAAATGCCTGCAGCAGTCATAGATGCAATCAAGTCCGGAAAAAGCACAAACCAGTTTATAGAAAATATGTATGGTATCAAAAAAATCGGGCACGGTGATGGTATATCCGGCCTGATTTCAGATAGTATGGTCACTAGAAGTAAATTAATTTTTGAGGCTGTCAGGAATGCGTTTATACCAAGAATGCGCCCCGATATCTATGAAAGAGAGTTTTCTCCATGA
- a CDS encoding DMT family transporter, translating to MGLKGDIALFMIMAISWGLNYPVIKIALNYTTPFALLFYRILFSFIFIYIIFRPKLHLKLSRNDIIPLIILSLLDVLIWMELWFVAETTISASLTSILIYTYPIISTLMAIIFLGEHYNRYVFLGIALGFGGILVIFSNSLRVGVKPGIVIAILAAIMWAAGTIYYMKYHTKRDRETTNFYQFAFAVLPAMLIAGIANPSVKTFQLTPLLTGLILITAIPGTAVAYYAFLHLNRKYGVSTISSFLFIVPALSVLFSLVILNEIPTILEIVGLIMVAAGIFFSAKGTRTKSPSKQSHGENSLS from the coding sequence ATGGGTTTAAAGGGAGACATTGCTTTGTTCATGATTATGGCAATCTCATGGGGCCTGAATTACCCGGTGATAAAAATAGCATTGAATTATACAACACCATTCGCCCTTTTGTTTTATAGAATCTTATTTTCGTTCATTTTTATTTATATAATATTCAGGCCAAAACTCCATTTAAAATTATCACGTAATGATATTATCCCGCTTATAATACTATCCCTTCTTGACGTACTTATATGGATGGAACTCTGGTTTGTTGCTGAGACAACCATTTCTGCATCACTTACCTCCATACTCATATACACCTATCCAATAATATCAACATTAATGGCTATAATATTCCTTGGTGAGCATTATAACAGATATGTGTTTCTGGGTATAGCCCTAGGTTTCGGAGGAATACTTGTTATATTCTCCAATTCTCTCAGGGTCGGTGTGAAGCCCGGAATTGTCATAGCAATTCTTGCTGCCATTATGTGGGCAGCTGGAACTATATATTACATGAAATACCACACAAAGCGTGACAGGGAAACAACAAATTTCTATCAGTTTGCATTTGCAGTTCTGCCGGCAATGCTTATAGCAGGTATTGCAAATCCATCTGTCAAAACTTTCCAGTTAACACCATTGCTTACAGGTCTTATATTGATAACTGCTATTCCTGGCACTGCAGTGGCATACTATGCGTTTCTACATTTAAACAGGAAATACGGGGTCTCAACAATATCATCATTTTTATTTATTGTTCCGGCACTCTCTGTATTATTCAGTCTTGTCATACTTAATGAAATACCAACAATTCTGGAAATAGTAGGCCTAATAATGGTTGCCGCGGGCATATTTTTCTCGGCAAAGGGAACGAGGACTAAAAGCCCATCAAAACAGTCTCATGGAGAAAACTCTCTTTCATAG
- a CDS encoding metal-sulfur cluster assembly factor, which translates to MVTKEEVLEALKEVSDPEIGMDVVNLGLVYDVEITDKNRVYIKMTMTAPTCPVTPWILSEAQKCVENLANVEAADIELVWDPQWNPEMMTDYAKEQLNMY; encoded by the coding sequence ATGGTAACAAAAGAGGAAGTACTCGAGGCATTAAAAGAGGTATCAGATCCTGAGATAGGTATGGATGTGGTAAACCTGGGACTGGTATACGATGTGGAGATTACTGATAAAAACAGGGTTTACATAAAAATGACAATGACAGCACCAACATGCCCGGTGACTCCATGGATTCTCTCAGAGGCACAGAAATGTGTGGAGAACCTTGCCAATGTAGAGGCAGCAGATATAGAGCTTGTCTGGGACCCGCAGTGGAATCCTGAAATGATGACAGACTATGCAAAGGAACAGTTAAATATGTATTAA
- a CDS encoding TATA-box-binding protein encodes MSEMEKITIENIVASTSLAEHLDLSKIALALEGSEYEPEQFPGLIYRLKDPKTAVLIFRSGKVNCTGAKNLENVKKTIDIIIDKLKKAKIDVYDNPDIIVQNIVAVYDLESDLNLTDIAMSLGLENVEYEPEQFPGLVYRVEEPKVVLLLFGSGKVVCTGAKEESEIEQAVIKVKKELQKVGLI; translated from the coding sequence ATGAGCGAAATGGAAAAGATAACAATTGAAAACATAGTTGCATCAACCTCACTTGCAGAACATCTGGATTTAAGCAAAATTGCACTGGCACTTGAGGGATCAGAATATGAACCGGAACAGTTCCCGGGATTGATATACAGATTAAAGGATCCGAAGACGGCTGTGCTTATTTTCAGGAGCGGGAAGGTTAACTGCACCGGGGCTAAAAACCTTGAAAATGTTAAAAAAACAATAGATATCATTATTGATAAGCTTAAGAAGGCAAAGATCGATGTGTATGATAACCCGGACATAATTGTTCAAAACATTGTTGCCGTATACGATTTGGAATCTGACCTTAATCTTACAGATATAGCAATGTCCCTTGGACTTGAAAATGTAGAATATGAACCGGAACAGTTCCCGGGGCTTGTATACAGGGTGGAGGAGCCAAAGGTCGTGCTTCTTCTATTCGGATCAGGCAAGGTTGTATGTACCGGCGCCAAGGAAGAAAGTGAAATAGAACAGGCTGTGATAAAGGTTAAAAAGGAACTCCAGAAAGTTGGATTAATATAA
- the truD gene encoding tRNA pseudouridine(13) synthase TruD, whose translation MDDSYIGIEGYSTTTPGIRAQIKYDPESFIVNEIPIELPQKPDGKYTVLKIRLTNWDTNKFLMHLADRLHISNKRITYAGTKDKLGITTQYFCINLPAGQDIGEIHIKDAEILSCFRTDRMIKLGDLMGNQFIIGIKSDDSIEEKINNTVKQIMENRGFPNFYGVQRFGSIRANTHRIGKLILQNKYAEAVKLYIYDPEFDVEDYRKHFGETEDAELALKEFPEYLTFERSLLGYIAREKKYDNAFSVFPRNLSILFIHAYQSYLFNRILSARMKLTGSMYSVMEGDLLYSVDSYCNPDKRELIRATKYNIDKLNRLSEEGRIRTALPLIGYNTEMSGGVEGEIESHVMESEMISTEDFDISSNQKLGSSGDYRVMSVLPLNFMVLEKNRVNFSLGRGIYATSLLREIIKGNLY comes from the coding sequence ATGGACGATTCTTATATTGGAATAGAGGGTTATTCCACCACCACTCCAGGAATCAGGGCCCAAATTAAGTATGATCCAGAAAGTTTCATTGTAAACGAAATACCCATAGAGTTGCCACAAAAGCCTGACGGGAAATATACTGTGCTGAAAATAAGGCTAACAAACTGGGATACCAATAAATTTCTTATGCACCTGGCGGATAGGTTACATATAAGCAATAAGCGCATAACCTATGCTGGAACAAAGGACAAACTTGGGATCACAACACAGTATTTCTGTATAAACTTACCTGCCGGACAGGATATTGGGGAAATACACATAAAGGACGCTGAGATTTTATCCTGTTTCCGAACGGATCGTATGATCAAACTTGGAGACCTCATGGGAAATCAATTTATAATAGGGATAAAATCCGATGATAGTATTGAAGAAAAAATAAATAATACAGTAAAACAAATCATGGAAAACAGGGGATTCCCTAATTTCTACGGAGTCCAGCGTTTTGGCAGCATACGGGCAAACACCCACAGGATTGGCAAATTGATTTTACAGAATAAATATGCAGAGGCTGTAAAACTCTATATATACGATCCTGAGTTTGATGTTGAGGATTATAGAAAGCATTTTGGAGAAACGGAAGATGCAGAACTTGCATTGAAGGAATTCCCGGAATATTTAACCTTTGAACGATCACTACTTGGGTATATTGCCCGTGAAAAAAAATATGATAATGCATTCAGTGTTTTTCCCAGAAATCTCTCAATCCTTTTTATACATGCATATCAGTCATATCTTTTTAACAGAATACTCAGTGCAAGGATGAAATTAACGGGGAGCATGTACAGTGTTATGGAGGGAGACCTGCTGTACTCTGTGGATTCTTACTGCAATCCTGATAAACGTGAATTAATAAGGGCCACAAAGTATAATATAGATAAGCTGAACAGGCTTTCTGAAGAGGGCAGAATAAGGACAGCCCTGCCTTTGATAGGCTATAATACGGAAATGTCAGGCGGTGTTGAAGGAGAAATAGAATCGCATGTTATGGAATCAGAAATGATTTCCACAGAAGATTTTGATATTTCTTCCAATCAAAAACTGGGTTCATCCGGGGATTACAGGGTAATGTCTGTCCTGCCACTTAATTTTATGGTTCTGGAAAAAAATAGGGTTAATTTTTCCCTGGGGAGGGGTATATACGCCACCTCCCTTTTACGGGAGATAATAAAAGGTAATTTATATTAA
- the guaB gene encoding IMP dehydrogenase encodes MFKEKFQNLKEGYTFDDVLLKPLHSSIEPKNANVSSSFSRHIKVGIPIISSPMDTVTEDPMAIAMARYGALGVIHRNMSSNEQIEMIKKVKKEESIVIRDVFSIDPETPVNVARTLMKTKNIAGLPVVSSGKLIGILTKRDLEFSDSNGAVKDIMTRDVITADQNVSIEDAKYILYKNRVEKLPLVDSRGRLMGLITAKDIKTREQFPNASRDEQGQLMVGAAIGAYDIDRAINLEKAGSDFLVIDTAHAHNNNVLTSLKKIRKEISIDIVAGNIATAEAAEDLISIGVDGLRVGIGPGSICTTRIVAGVGVPQLTAISDVADVASESGIPVIADGGIRYSGDMIKALAAGASTVMLGSLLAGTEESPGTEMIINGRKYKAYRGMGSIGAIKAGKSDRYGKLGDSEFIAEGVEGSVPYRGKVSENLFQFIGGIRTGMGYLGAANIQELREKAVFVKITNNGLKESHPHDIRIVSEPPNYQNSGIY; translated from the coding sequence ATGTTTAAAGAAAAGTTTCAAAATCTAAAAGAAGGCTATACATTCGACGACGTTCTGCTGAAACCATTGCATTCCTCAATAGAGCCGAAAAATGCAAATGTTTCCAGCAGCTTTTCCCGGCACATCAAGGTTGGAATACCCATAATAAGCTCTCCAATGGATACAGTAACAGAAGATCCAATGGCAATAGCCATGGCACGCTATGGTGCACTGGGAGTTATACACAGAAACATGTCTTCCAACGAACAGATAGAAATGATTAAAAAAGTTAAAAAAGAGGAGAGCATAGTAATAAGGGATGTGTTTTCCATTGATCCTGAAACACCTGTAAATGTGGCCAGGACCCTGATGAAAACCAAAAATATAGCCGGGCTCCCGGTAGTTTCTTCAGGCAAACTTATTGGTATTCTGACCAAAAGAGATCTGGAATTCTCAGATTCCAACGGGGCAGTGAAGGATATAATGACCAGGGACGTTATAACTGCGGACCAGAACGTATCCATAGAGGATGCCAAATACATACTATATAAGAACAGGGTTGAAAAACTTCCACTGGTGGATTCCCGTGGAAGATTGATGGGGTTAATCACTGCAAAGGATATCAAGACCCGTGAACAGTTTCCCAATGCCTCACGTGACGAGCAGGGGCAGTTAATGGTCGGTGCTGCCATAGGCGCCTATGATATAGACCGCGCAATAAACCTAGAAAAGGCAGGTTCAGATTTTCTGGTTATAGATACCGCACATGCCCATAACAATAATGTCCTCACATCATTGAAGAAAATAAGGAAGGAAATCAGTATAGATATTGTTGCAGGCAATATAGCGACCGCAGAAGCAGCCGAGGATCTCATATCAATAGGGGTGGATGGACTCCGTGTTGGAATTGGCCCCGGCTCTATATGCACCACGAGAATAGTTGCAGGTGTGGGAGTGCCTCAGCTTACTGCAATATCAGATGTTGCTGATGTGGCTTCAGAATCGGGCATACCTGTCATAGCGGACGGAGGTATACGGTATTCCGGTGATATGATCAAGGCACTGGCAGCTGGAGCATCAACGGTTATGCTAGGCTCACTCCTGGCAGGCACAGAGGAGAGCCCTGGAACAGAAATGATTATCAACGGGAGAAAATACAAGGCATACCGTGGAATGGGATCAATAGGCGCGATTAAGGCTGGCAAATCAGATAGGTATGGCAAACTTGGGGACAGTGAATTCATAGCAGAGGGAGTAGAAGGATCTGTACCATACAGGGGAAAGGTATCAGAAAACCTGTTCCAGTTCATTGGAGGCATAAGGACCGGAATGGGATATCTAGGCGCAGCTAATATACAGGAACTGAGAGAAAAGGCTGTATTTGTAAAAATTACCAACAATGGCCTAAAGGAAAGCCACCCGCACGATATTAGAATTGTTTCAGAACCTCCCAATTATCAGAATTCTGGGATTTACTGA
- a CDS encoding DNA-directed DNA polymerase II small subunit: MDLIEDRRSVLAYFQEKGIIVTKDALDRILDSSMGELLPHLVTKEVLDAGFLTVNDVLKLIRQPERKKMDFEVYMPDIKAHSSVEDFREMFVDRYQRLRRIVAQSSEMRGTYTIKSAKKSQGKVKIVGMVSDVGSTKNGHKKLLLEDLEDSITVFLLKGKGLNNELVLEDEVLGVIGSVSANGKEPVLFADEIIRPDIPYKMIDEQKKDPVFVASLSDIHVGSKTFRKDDFLKMISWIKASRDEASKLKYLILSGDVVDGIGVYPGQDRDLEILNPYEQYQQLAEYVNMVPEDINIFVMPGNHDIVRLAEPQPVFSEKIKSFFNSNVTLLPNPYNLVLENKNVLVYHGMSLNDMIELVPGASYASVGSAIEELLKRRHLAPVYGGKTPIIPSKRDYHVIEEVPDIFITGHIHSFSQGNYRGVRYINASTWQSQTDYQKMMNFSPNPSIMTLFDLNSKTQIIKDFKES, translated from the coding sequence ATGGATTTGATTGAGGACCGTAGAAGCGTACTTGCGTATTTTCAGGAGAAGGGAATCATTGTGACAAAGGATGCCCTTGATAGAATACTTGATTCCAGCATGGGTGAATTGCTTCCACATCTGGTTACAAAGGAGGTCCTGGATGCCGGTTTTCTCACAGTAAATGATGTTTTAAAATTAATAAGGCAGCCTGAACGTAAAAAAATGGATTTTGAGGTATATATGCCGGACATTAAGGCCCATAGCTCAGTGGAGGACTTTCGTGAGATGTTCGTGGACAGATACCAGCGTTTGAGGAGAATTGTTGCCCAGTCTTCAGAAATGAGGGGAACGTACACCATCAAAAGTGCAAAAAAGTCCCAGGGAAAGGTAAAGATTGTTGGTATGGTGTCAGATGTGGGCAGCACAAAAAATGGACATAAAAAACTACTTCTGGAAGACCTGGAAGATAGCATAACAGTTTTCCTTTTGAAGGGAAAGGGGTTAAATAACGAGCTGGTGCTGGAGGATGAAGTTCTCGGTGTTATAGGATCGGTAAGCGCAAATGGAAAGGAACCGGTTCTCTTTGCAGATGAAATTATAAGGCCCGATATACCATATAAAATGATAGACGAACAGAAGAAAGATCCTGTGTTTGTAGCGTCCCTATCTGACATACATGTTGGAAGCAAAACGTTCAGGAAAGATGACTTTCTTAAAATGATCTCCTGGATAAAGGCATCAAGGGATGAGGCATCCAAGCTGAAATATCTAATCTTGAGCGGGGATGTTGTGGATGGTATAGGCGTGTATCCAGGGCAGGATAGAGACCTGGAAATATTAAATCCATATGAACAGTATCAGCAGCTGGCAGAATATGTGAACATGGTTCCGGAGGATATTAATATATTTGTAATGCCCGGAAACCATGATATTGTAAGGCTTGCGGAGCCACAGCCTGTGTTTTCTGAGAAGATAAAGAGTTTTTTTAATTCAAATGTTACACTGCTGCCAAATCCATATAATCTTGTCCTTGAAAATAAGAATGTTCTCGTGTATCACGGGATGTCACTCAATGATATGATAGAACTGGTGCCCGGTGCCAGTTATGCCAGTGTTGGATCTGCCATAGAGGAACTCCTAAAGAGAAGGCACCTGGCTCCCGTATATGGAGGAAAAACTCCCATAATACCATCAAAGAGGGATTACCATGTCATCGAAGAAGTTCCTGATATATTTATAACAGGGCATATCCACTCGTTCTCGCAGGGAAATTACAGGGGTGTAAGGTACATCAACGCCTCCACATGGCAGTCCCAGACAGACTATCAGAAAATGATGAATTTCTCACCGAACCCATCAATAATGACACTTTTTGACCTTAATTCAAAAACACAGATCATAAAGGACTTTAAAGAGTCATAA
- a CDS encoding nitrite reductase, producing the protein MKKDVNEYISNIINSGPSEEMYFEAIHDVFKDLIKEYIRKKINEDDELKKQITEVLEEFMEAKVKEYDSLAKMAKVTAKIGIMSAPSGVKQEALNDFMDTFRKEIEEIIKSTL; encoded by the coding sequence ATGAAAAAGGACGTTAATGAATATATAAGCAATATAATAAATTCCGGGCCATCGGAGGAAATGTATTTTGAGGCTATACATGATGTATTCAAGGATTTAATTAAGGAGTATATAAGAAAAAAGATAAATGAAGATGACGAACTGAAAAAGCAGATCACTGAGGTCCTGGAGGAATTCATGGAGGCAAAGGTAAAGGAGTATGATTCCCTGGCCAAGATGGCCAAGGTAACTGCAAAGATAGGCATCATGAGTGCACCGTCAGGAGTAAAGCAGGAGGCATTGAACGACTTCATGGACACATTTAGGAAAGAAATAGAAGAAATAATTAAAAGTACATTATGA